The Romeriopsis navalis LEGE 11480 nucleotide sequence AAATCTGGGCCGATGATCAATATACGGAAATGCGTGACGAACTGCTTCAGCTCATGATGAAATTTAAACTCGCCTACGAAATCCCCCACCGTAAGCAGACCTACATCGCCCCCCAGCTCCTCGATGCCAACCAGCCCGAATACGACTGGGACGAAACCGATAATCTCATTCTCCGCTACGAATACGACTTTATGCCGAAAGGGATGCTCACCCGCTTTACCGTTGACCTTCACCGACTAATTCACAAAGATATTGTCTGGAAAGAAGGCGTCATCTTGAGTGATGGAAAAGCTAGAGCCGAAGTGATCGAAAACTACTACCGCAGCCAAATCCGCATCCGCGTCTCCGGCAAAATCAAAAGGCCCCTACTCGAACGCATTCGCTCCGAATTCGACGAAATCCACGCCTCCTACAACAAATCCGAAGACCCATCCGAAAAACACCGCCTCCGCTACCGCGAACTCATTCCTTGCAACTGCTCCGAATGCAAAGGCTCTCAAATGCCTCACCTATATCCCTTGAGCAATCTCTACAAGCGCCTCGAAAAACAGCGTCTTGAAGTTGAATGTGAGAAAAGCTACGAAATGGTGAAAGTGCGCAGTCTGATTGATGACACGATAGGAATTGATACACGCCTTTCTACACCAGAGCTTGGGGAAGATCGTCCCCAAAATATTTACCACTACGGAGATATTGTCCAAGGCGACAAAGTTGGCCAAGATAAAGTCGGAGGCGATAAGACTGTTACGGATTAGGCGCGATCGGGCATGGATTTTGAATTTGAATGGGATCTCGAAAAAGCCGGACGCAATATTGATAAACACGGCATTGCCTTTGAAGAAGCCGCCACCTTATTCGCCATCGACCCAAACTCCATCACCTTGCTTGACCCCAGAGGCGATTTTGGCGAGGAACGCTATATTGAAATAGGATTCTCCGATCGCGGTCGTCTACTTGTCGTTGTCTACACCGAACGCAACGAATGTATTCGCATCATTAGTGCGCGTCGTCCCACTCCCCAAGAAGCAAGACACTATGACCAAGGCTAACTATCAACCCAAACTCGACGACGATATGTTGCCAGAATACGACTTCAGCCAGGGCGTTCGTGGTAAACATGCGCACCGCATTGGCCAGCCCTACACAGTCAAAATCACCAATGGCGACGGCACAGCAACCATTAAACAATTTGATGCAGCAGGCAATATGACCCAAGAACGACATAACGTTTGGACCGGCGATCGCATCAGCGGCGACAAAATTGCAGGCGATAAAGTCATGGGCAACAAAGTCCAAATCGGTACCGTCCAGGGTGACGCAGTCGCAGGCAATAAAATTGTCCAATCCCAAGATTTAGCCCAAGCCGCCAAAGACATCAAAACCCTACTCGATCAACTTTCTGGCGACTACGACACCAGCAAGCAATCCGGCAAAATGCAGCTCGGAGCCAAGATTCTGGAAGTTTTAGAATCTGATGTCCCAATGAAAAAGCGGTTTGTCAAAGCGCTCAAAGAAGGTGGCACGACCGCCCTAGAAGAAGCGATCGACCATCCGCTAGCAAAGCCTGTCATTGCTGCTGTCAAAGGTTTCCTGGAAGATTAATTCGTTGTACCCAGCCTGTTCCCAGCGCATCAGTTGAAACCTGGGGCATCCTAAAGTAGCCGTCAGATCTGCCGCTATTTTCTGACGCCGACATACAGGAGCGATTGTGAGCATGGACCAAGACGAATTACTCGCGGTGATTGACCAAGCAAACCAAACCGGTCAAACCCACCTTGATTTGTCCAATCAGCGGATTGATCACCTCCCAGCCGAAATTGGTCAACTGAACGCACTCCAGTCACTTGACCTGAGTCGCAATCGCATCCAGACGATACCCGAAGCCATTGGCCAATTGGATAATCTCACATCCCTCAATCTCCATTCCAACTATTTTCCGACCCTACCCACCTCCATCGGTCAACTCACCAAGCTCATCACCCTCGATCTGGGCGATATTCCGCAGTTGCAGACATTGCCCGCATCGATCACGCAGCTTGGCAATCTTCGAGCGTTCACCTGGAGCAATTCATCCCGTGATGACCTCAGTCTCTATCTCGATTTGATCAGCCAGCTCATAAACCTCACCTCACTGGATTTAAGTCGCAATACATTTCTGCAACGGCTGCCCGAGTCACTGGGCCAACTCATTAACCTCGAGTCCCTCCGGCTCGATTTCAACTACCACCTGCATCGCCTGCCAGCGTCGATCGGTAACTTGCAAAAGTTAAAATCACTCTCACTGCAAGGCACCAAGCTCGAAACCCTACCCACCTCCACAGCCAAACTCAAGCATCTAACTTCACTTGTATGCAACACACGCACCACCGGTGAAATGTCCACGGCGTTAGCAACCATTCGCCACTTGCCGCAGCTACATACCCTGGTGCTTGAAGCGAGAACCCATGATCAAGCCAGCACCGATCCAGCCTGGCTCGAACCCATCAGCGCCATGCGCCATCTCCGCTCCCTCACCTTTTGGCGCAGTCCCTTAACCCATCTACCCGCATCAATCAGTGAACTCAGCCATCTAGAATCGCTGGATCTGCGCTTCAGCACATTGACTGCGCTACCCGCATCGATCGGTCAGTTGAAACAACTCCAATCGATCGATGCGCGAGGCAACTGCCTAACCGAATTACCGGATTCGATCAGTCAGCTAAGCCATCTAACATCGCTGAATCTATCGTCGAATCAATTAACCCATCTACCCGAGTCGATCGGACAGCTTCAGCACCTAACCCGTCTAAATCTCAGCCACAACCAGCTCACCCGCCTCCCTGACTCGATCGGCGAATTGACCAGTTTGACCCATCTAAATCTCAGCCACAATAAGCTCACTCGCCTCCCAGATTCGATCGGGCAACTTACGAATTTAGTTAGCCTCACCTTAACCTCAAACCAATTACCCCTTATCCCTGAAGCGATCGGCAATCTCAAACAACTCAAAACTCTAAAAATCACCCGCAATCAGCTCACGCAGTTGCCCGCCTCACTAGCGCAATTGCCAAATCTTGCGATGCTCACCGTCTCCTCCAATAATTTTCATCTGGCACCAGAAATTGCCCGTAAGCGCACCCCAAAACTGATTTTGGCGGCGCTCGGTCAGTCATAAATTGCACCCAACGCCCGCAAACCCGCACATCTGACAAACGATCGTCAGCCCAACATCACACCAGGTTTGTGTCGCGCAAGTTAGATTAGACTTGCGCGATCTACCCTTGCTGCTCGTCTAAATTTATTGAATCTTCCTATGCAACGGTTTCGCCGTATACGCAAAGCCTGGAAAGCAATTACCCTATGCTTTCTCACCCTATTTAGTCTGTTCTATATCGGGATTATCGAACCCAACTGGATTGATGCCCATCCCGTTTCTGTCACCCTGCCCCATCTCTCCCCCGAGTTTGAAGGCTACAAAATTGTGCAGCTTACCGATATCCATGCCGACGAATGGATGACCGCCGATCGACTCCGCCGCATTATCCGGATTGCTAACCGTCAAAACCCCGATCTTGTCGTCCTGACCGGCGACTACATCACCATGGGCGTGGCCCGCTTCACCCCCGCCCTCCACGTCCTCAACCAACTCACCCCCAAAGACGGGACGATCGCCATCCTGGGTAACCATGATGGCTATATCAATCCGCAGATCTTGATCGGTCCCATGGAGCGGGCCGGTGTCAAAGTCTTTCAAAACCAAGTCCGCCAAATCCGCCGTGGCAACGGTATTTTGACGATCGCTGGACTTGGAGACGCGATCGCCGGTCATGCCAAAATCGCGCAAGTATTACCGCAATTGCCGAGCACTGGCGCCGCTATTCTCCTCGTTCACGAACCCGACTTCGCTGACGAAACCGCCGCCACCCATCGCTTCGATCTCCAGCTATCCGGTCATTCCCACGGCGGCCAAATTAGCCTGCCCTTCCTCAACATCCGCCGCATCACCCCCCGACTCGCCAAAAAATATCCCACTGGGCTGTACCACATTGAAGATCTCCTGCAGTACACCAGTCGGGGGTTGGGCCTCGCTAGCAACGTCCGTGTCCGCCTCAACTGTCGGCCCGAAATCGCCGTTTTCACCCTCCACGCGCCACCCCAATCAACCCTGAAAAGTTGAGTCGAAAAGTTGAGCAAATTGGCCGAATATAATTGCGCAAAAACGCCAACCCCGATTGATTTTAGCTGGCTTAACCCCGTCATCTATTGAGCGCTAATCCTCAACCGATCATTCTGACAAACGATCGCTAGGTGACTGACATACCAAATTCGTTGGCGCTCGCTAAATTGAAACTCAAGTCAGCCGTATGCATCCCACACGTGTTCTCTCGTTGAGTCTGTCCTTATGCAACGGTTACGCCGGTTCAAAAAATCCTGGAAAGCCGTGATCATTGGCTTTTTCACTGTATTCACACTGTTCTACATTGGCATTATTGAGCCGAACTGGATTGAAGTGCGTCCCATTTCCCTGACGTTGCCGCACCTTGCACCCGAGTTTGAGGGCTACAAAATTGTGCAGCTCACGGATATTCACGCCGACAAATGGATGAGTCCCGATCGGCTCAGTCACGTGCTCCAGATTGCCAATCAACAAAACCCTGATCTGGTTGCAATGACCGGTGACTACGTAACCCGTGCCGTCGAAAAATATGCCCCGACCCTCAGCGTTTTTGAGCAACTCACCCCCAAAGATGGCACCCTTGCTGTCCTCGGTAATCACGACAACTACAGCAATCCCTACACCTTGATCGACATCATGCACCAAGCGGGGGTGAAGGTGTTGTGGAACGAAGTACAGGAAATTCAGCGGGGTGATGTCACCTTGGCGATCGCCGGTTCCGGAGATGTGATTTCCGGCCATGACCGTTTACCGCACATCATGGCCCGGATGCCCCTGGCCGGTGCGGGGATTCTCTTGGTGCATGAACCTGACTTTGCGGACAAAGCAGCGGCCACCCATCGATTTGACCTACAGCTTTCTGGTCATTCCCACGGGGGACAGATTAAATTACCCTTCGTTGCTGTCCGCCGCATCACTCCCAAACTAGCTAAGAAATATCCCAGTGGCTTGTACAAAGTCGATGATTTATGGCAATACACCAGTCGGGGTGTGGGACTTGCAAGTCGGGTGCGGGTGCGATTGAACTGTCGGCCCGAAGTAACCGTATTGACCCTGCATGCACCGCCTCAAGCAGCCTAGATTTGGTGCTTAGAATCGTGGCCATGCCATCGCGGCGATCGCTATTTTGCCTTTACACTCGCTTCTCAATTTCTCAATAGGATCGATTCAATTATTAAAGCTGGTGCGATTCCCATGTTGACGCTCTTGAGTCTGTTCCTATGCAAAAAAATCATCGCCTCCATCAGGCGTGGAGATTCCTCTGCCTCAGCTTAATTGCGCTGTCCGGCATGTTTTATATGGGATTCGTCGAACCGAATTGGATCGACGTCCATCCCCTCTCTCTTACCTTAGCCCGTCTTGACCCCGCCTTCGAAGGCTACAAAATTGTCCAAATCACCGACCTACATGCCGATAAATGGATGACCGCCGATCGGCTCAGCAAAATTGTCCAAATCGTTAACCAACAAACACCGGACCTCGTGGCAATCACGGGGGACTATGTGACCAAAGGCGATGAAACCTATGTCCCCAATCTCACGGTCTTAGATCAATTAAATCCCAACGATCTCACTGTTGGCGTTCTGGGCAACCACGACTACTACGGCAACCCACCCGAACTGCATCGCACCCTGCTTGAATCCAACGTGCTACTCATGCGTAATCGCATTGGTGAGATTCGGCGCGGCGATGCCACGTTACTGATTGCGGGTTTAGGCGATGCGATGATGAACGATGCAAATCTCCCCTACGTCATGGATCGCATGCCACCGACCGGTGCGGCGATTCTGCTAGCCCATGAACCCGATTTTGCTGATGAAACCGCAGCGACCCATCGGTTTGATTTGCAGCTCTCGGGTCATTCCCATGGTGGACAAATCAAATTGCCTTTCGTTGGTGTCCGGCGCATCACCCCCAAAATGGCCAAAAAATATCCCAACGGCCTCTATAAAATTGATGATCTGTGGCAATATACCAGTCGCGGGATTGGCCTCGCACGTCACGTCAAAGTGCGATTAAATTGCCGTCCCGAAGTGACCGTATTCACGCTGCATGCTTCAGCCGCTTAGCTTCAGCCGTTCAGCCTGTCATCTACCAGGGCAATCGATCTCCATTCCAACTAAAGAAATCACCGCTATCCGCTGGGGTTAGTTGCCCTATTACATCCAGTAAATAGTTTACAGTTTGCGTGGGCGAAAATAGTTTCTCCGGCGGCACATTCCGCTGAAAGGGTTTTGATAGCTGGGTGTCAGTTGTTCCCGGATGCAACACTGTAATGATGTTATTGGGACAGGTGCGCTTGTATTCGATCGCCGTTGTTTTCATCAGCATGTTCAACGCCGCTTTTGACGCCCGATAGCCGTACCAACCGCCCAAACCATTGTCGCCAATACTTCCAACCTTGGCCGAAATCGAAGCGAAGACACTCGGTTGATCATGTTTGAACAATGGCACCAGATGCTTTGCCAGCAAAATTGCACTGATACTATTGACCTGAAAATATTGCAGCATGCGATCGCCATCAATCTGCCGGAGTCCTTTCTCGGGTTTCAGATCGCCATCATGTAAAACACCGACACAGTTAATCACAAAATTTAGCCGATCGGTTTGGGCTTTAATCTGGGCGATTGCCTGTTCAACCTGGGTTTCATTCGTTGTATCCATTTGGATCAGGGTGAGACGATCACCAGCCAATTCCTGCAAATCCGTAGCTTGCTCCGGCTTCCGACAAGCGGCATAGACCTGCACCACCGATGTCATTGCCACGAGTTGCCGCACAAATTCTAAGCCAATTCCCTGACTTGCGCCAACCACCAAAACCTGACCCACAGGTTGACCAAACGTCTGATTCGACATTGCGGCAAAATCCTTGTCTGCAAATAAATCACGGCTCTTATCTTCGCACAAGAAACCGGATGCTGTGGGAATTTTATGACCGGTCGGCGGCGGATGCGAATTGTGGCTGTGAGACAGTCGCTGCAGCAGCAATTCGCATCTGTTGCCGATGGGGTTATACAAGATGTAGAACCGACTCCAAAATATTGTGACTGTATCCCGAGCGGCGTCGGCTGAACGTCAAGCCGACGGGATATGGCCTTCTGTCTCAAGCCGCAGGATCAACCGGTGGCGTATTCCATTAAACTAAGTGGAGTAGAACACCTTCATTCCTCGGTGCAAGCGAGGATCTAGGCTAATGGACGCAATACATATTCCGAATCTGGCTCATCATCCTGACAAACGCGTCACCATTGATTTTAAACAGCTAGTCAAAGACCTGAAAAGCCTCACCCCGGTGCAAGGCACGGTGACCGTGATGCATAAAGGTAACTATTTGGAAGTCCAAGTCCAAGCGAAAACGATCGTCACGCTCACCTGCGATCGCTGTTTACAGCAGTATAACCACCGACTGAACTGTGATGCCGACGAAATTATTTGGTTGAAGGATAGCGAACTGATTATCAGTGAATTGCCGCTGAATCAGGATTTAGAACTGGATGATATGGTCGAAAATCTCCCCGAAGACGGCAACTTTGATGTGGAAGCCTGGGTCTATGAGCAGCTGTGTTTAGCCTTGCCCCAACGCAAACTTTGTGATGGTGACTGCAAAGGGATCGATGTGCCGCAGGCATCGCCGGAAGACCTCACCGATCGGCGTTGGGCGGCGCTCTCCGCACTCAAAAATCAACTGCCAGATCTCGCTGATTAAGTATGTGCTGATGTAGCAATTCACCGCATGCGACATTCTCGTTTAACTTCACGATGATTTTCTATGGCCTTTAGCGACGAATTTGCGCTCCTTTTGCGGGCACGTTACCCTCTCATCTACATTCCCACCCGCGAAGAAGAACGTGTGGAAACTGCGATTGCAACTTGCGCACGGGCACAAGGGGAACGATCGGTTTATCTATGGGATTTCGTCGATGGTTATCAAGGGAGTCCCAATGATGTTGGGTTTGGGCAGCGCAATCCGCTGCAAGCCTTGGAATTTATCGAGAAGTTAGCACCGAATGCCGCCGGTGTCTTTGTGCTGCGGGACTATTATCGATTTTTAGACGATATTTCGGTATCGCGAAAGCTGCGTAATTTGGCCCGATCGCTCAAGTCGCAACCGAAAAATATTGTGATTCTGTCGCCGCAGTTGACGATTCCGGACGATCTCACAGAAGTGACGACGGTGCTGGAGTTTGCATTGCCGACGATCGCAGAAATTAAAACCGAAGTGGAACGGTTGTTAATGGCGATGGGTAAGGGCTTGTCCGATCGGGAGTTGGATAATGTCGTGCAATCCTGTCAAGGCTTGTCCGTCGAGCGGATTCGCCGGGTAATTGCACGGGCGATTGCTCAGCATGGAGAATTTCGCTCAGAAGATATTGGCCTAATTCTCGAAGAAAAGCGGCAAACGATTCGCCAAACGCAAATTCTCGACTTTTACCCCGTCACCGAGACGGTATCGGATATTGGGGGATTAGATAATCTCAAAGAATGGCTGCTCCGTCGAGGTGGCGCATTTTCGGAAAAAGCGCGGCAGTATGGTTTGCCTGCGCCCAAAGGCCTACTGCTCGTGGGCATTCAGGGGACGGGGAAATCCCTTACGGCCAAGGCGATCGCGCACCAATGGCAACTACCGCTGTTGCGCTTGGATGTGGGGCGATTGTTTGGTGGTGTGGTGGGTGAATCGGAATCCCGCACTCGGCAGATGATTCAGTTAGCGGAAGCCCTCGCACCCTGCGTGTTGTGGATTGATGAAATTGATAAAGCCTTTGCGGGGGTAGACAGTCGCGGTGATGCCGGCACGTCAAGCCGGGTGTTTGGGACGTTCATTACTTGGATGGCCGAGAAGCAGTCGTCGGTGTTTGTGGTTTCCACTGCCAATAATATTCAATCTTTACCGCCGGAATTACTGCGGAAAGGTCGATTTGACGAAATCTTTTTTGTCGGATTACCATCGCAGGAAGAACGTCGGGCGATCTTTGAAGTGCATCTATCCCATCTCCGGCCCCAGGCTTTACAGCGTTATGACCTCGATCGTCTGGCCTATGAAACCCCAGAATTTTCGGGTGCTGAGATTGAGCAAACCTTAGTCGAAGCGATGCATATCGGCTTTAGTCAGAATCGCGACTTTACCACGGATGATGTCCTAGAAGCGGCCAGTCAGACCGTGCCACTGGCAAGGACGGCCCAAGAGCAGATTAAATTTCTTCAAGATTGGGCGGCCGCGGGTAAAGCGCGGTTGGCCTCAAAGCATAATCAGTTGAGCGCGAGAATGCAGCAATTTCAAGAACCAGATTAGATCTGGCCGCCGCAGTTGTGAGGGCGCAATATGCTTCAGTTAACAGTCGTCTGTTGTGAGGAATTATGGGACGCTTAGATGGCAAAGTGGTTTTGATTACGGGGGTCGCTTCGGGCATTGGTTTAGCGACAGCGCGGCTATTCCATCAGGAAGGTGCGGTAATCTTTGGGGTTGATCGTGATGCCAAAGCAGGGATGAAGTTAACCCAGGAATTTGCCGCTAAGCGGTGGACCTTTCATTCCGCGGATCTGACGACCGAAGCCGCTTGTCAATCAACGATCGAGCAATGCCATAACACCTATGGCCGTATTGATGTCCTATATAACAATGCGGGAATTGCTTCCTATGCGCCCTTTCTTGAGATTGAGGCGTCAGCCCTGGAAAACGTGTTTGCTGTGAATTTTATGTCGGTGTTCTACCTTTGTCAGCAAGTCATTCCAAAAATGCTGGCCCAAGGTGAAGGGAGGATTATTAATACGACCTCGGAGCTCGCGATCGTCGCCCAACCACTCTACACTGCCTACTGTGCGACGAAAGGCGCTGTGATGTCGTTTACCCGGGCTTTAGCCTTGGAGTACGCCCAGTCCAACTTGCAGATTAATATGGTTTGCCCAGGACCGATCGAGACGCCGTTATTGCAAACGGAGTTTGATGCAGCAACTGACCCTAAGGCTGCATTCGATGCCGGGATTGCCACGATGCCGATCGGGCGTTATGGTCAACCCGAAGAAGTCGCGAAAGTTACACTTTTCTTGGCGAGTGATGCGCCACAACTGATGCAGGGCACGGCGATCGTCGTGGATGGGGCAAAGACAATTTTGTAGGTTGGGGCACTTGCTAAAAGCCGCTAATGGCCGGAAAAAGCACAATGTTCGTCTTTCTTGATAGAAATCTACGAATTTGACGTATTTGCAAATGTCAGGGTTCTCCCATATAAGGGCTGAATCCGGACTCATGCCTTTGCATAAAAATCAGGTTTCTTTGTCGAGACTATGTTTAGTGTCTCGGTGCCGGTTGAACTATTTTGCTGATGTCTCCGCACTTTGTTGGTTTAAAGCTACGCTATGTCTCAATTAAACCGCCCTGCGGTGTTGCCTGTTGCACCGATCCACGGTCAAGTTGAAATTGATCAACGTGAAATTGATGCGTCGATTCTCAACTTAAGTGGCCGCCAACGGATGCTATCTCAGCGAGTTGCACTATTTTTGATGCGGCTGTCGCTGTGTCAGGGGAGTTGTCAGTGCCAGATAATTCGGCAAGAATTGCAGCAGCTGTTGCAATTGTTAGCGGCGACCCACCAATCGCTCATGTATGGTGATATCGACTTACGTTTGCCAAGTCACCATTCCCAGGCGATACATCAAATCTATTTTGCACCGCCCGTGAATCTTGATCGGCGTCTCACTCAATATGTGCAGCAGGTCGAGTATTTTTTAGCGCAGTCGGATACTCAGTTGGCCATTGACGACCCTGCTTTACAGCAGCTCATCAGTATTGACTCTGTGGATCTGTTACAGGCTCTAGAAACCTTGGTGAGCCAGTATAGCCAGGAAAGTGAAGCTCGACAGACGGCCAGAATGATGGATTTAGTGGGGTTGTGTCAGCAACATGAAAAAGCTCGCCAAACTGTTCAGAATCAGGCCGATCAGCTCAACCAGGCATTATCAGAGTTGAATCAGGCTCAAGCAAAACTGGTCCAAAATGAAAAAATGGCCGGCTTGAGGCAGTTAGTGGCTGGTGTAGCCCACGAAATTAATAATCCGGTCACCTTTATCCATGGCAATCTCACGCATGCCAAGGCTTACAGCGAAGATTTGACGCTGCTGCTGCAAGCCTATCAAACGCACTATCCTCATCCAGTTCCCGCCATTAGTGAATATCTGAATGAAATCGACGCGGATTTCTTGATTGAAGATTTTCCCAAAACGATGGCGTCAATGCATTCTGGAACTGAGCGTTTGCGCCGTATTGTATTGTCGCTACGCAACTTTGCGCGGCTCGATGAAGCAGAATGTAAAGTGGTTGATATACATGAAGGTTTAGAAAGTACGCTATTACTTCTACAACATAAGTTCCATCAGTTTGAATGTCAGTATGGTCAATGTATTGAGATTCAGCGTGAGTATGCAGATTTGCCGTTAGTGCCATGCCATGCCAGTCAGCTTAATCAAGTTTTTATGGCGCTATTGACCAATGCGATCGATGCGCTGGATCACCGTCAATCTGACGGTACACTGAGTCAGCCACCTTGGATTCGGCTTATAACACAGAGCTGCGTTGAGCAAAACCAACTCCTAATTCAGGTGGTAGACAGTGGCATTGGAATTGCCGTTGAGCATCAATCCCAAGTGTTTAATCCCTTTTTCACAACGAAACCGGTGGGGCAGGGGACTGGTTTAGGATTGGCGATCGCCTATCAGATGATGGCTCAACAATCGGGCAGTATTACCTGTGAGTCCGAATTAGGCTGTGGGAGTACGTTTACCATTCGATTACCACTGCAACCGGATACATCGATCGGCGTATGATCTGTGGCTGCGGCTTTAGCAGCTTTGCGTATATATAGAAAAGCTGGGAGTTCAGCTTTGAACCTGGGCACAAACATCTTAATCAAGATTTTATGCATTTAAGTGATGGCTAGTATGCCGGTCAGCGCTGGTAAGAATAAGAGTCGGCGTTGCTTAATGCAGGTATAAACTCAAGAATTTGTCACAGCAATAAGTTCGGAATAGACGTATTTTTCAGCCGTTAGAAAAAGCGCTTCATACAGCTAATCAGCAACGCCTAAGAATCAATCGATGATGCTGTTTTATCGCCTTCTTGAGAGACCGATCGGAGTTTGTCAATCAATTCAGAATCAGTCGTGTGTGGCGTAAATTGACCGATAGCTTTAGTGCCGCGGGGGGCGACTGGCGGCTGGTTGGCTGCGGTATTTGTTTCGTGGGTGATCTGTTGCTTGGCTTGGTTCGCCGCTTGGTCAACTGTTGCTTCCGCATGGTCAATTACGGCATCGACACTCGACTGGCGCGATCGTCGAGTTTGGACAAACTGGGTCAATTCGGCCAGACTTGAGTCCGCCGAATTTGATGTTGACTCGGTATGTGGAAGATGTGAGTTTGACTGAATATCGGCAGCTAAGGCGGCGACTGCGGATGTTGACTCAGCCGGGCGATGGGCCAAATTTTGCGGTAACCGCTTGCGAATCATTTGCTCAAAATCTTCATCAAATCGGG carries:
- a CDS encoding SDR family NAD(P)-dependent oxidoreductase → MGRLDGKVVLITGVASGIGLATARLFHQEGAVIFGVDRDAKAGMKLTQEFAAKRWTFHSADLTTEAACQSTIEQCHNTYGRIDVLYNNAGIASYAPFLEIEASALENVFAVNFMSVFYLCQQVIPKMLAQGEGRIINTTSELAIVAQPLYTAYCATKGAVMSFTRALALEYAQSNLQINMVCPGPIETPLLQTEFDAATDPKAAFDAGIATMPIGRYGQPEEVAKVTLFLASDAPQLMQGTAIVVDGAKTIL
- a CDS encoding ATP-binding protein, translating into MSQLNRPAVLPVAPIHGQVEIDQREIDASILNLSGRQRMLSQRVALFLMRLSLCQGSCQCQIIRQELQQLLQLLAATHQSLMYGDIDLRLPSHHSQAIHQIYFAPPVNLDRRLTQYVQQVEYFLAQSDTQLAIDDPALQQLISIDSVDLLQALETLVSQYSQESEARQTARMMDLVGLCQQHEKARQTVQNQADQLNQALSELNQAQAKLVQNEKMAGLRQLVAGVAHEINNPVTFIHGNLTHAKAYSEDLTLLLQAYQTHYPHPVPAISEYLNEIDADFLIEDFPKTMASMHSGTERLRRIVLSLRNFARLDEAECKVVDIHEGLESTLLLLQHKFHQFECQYGQCIEIQREYADLPLVPCHASQLNQVFMALLTNAIDALDHRQSDGTLSQPPWIRLITQSCVEQNQLLIQVVDSGIGIAVEHQSQVFNPFFTTKPVGQGTGLGLAIAYQMMAQQSGSITCESELGCGSTFTIRLPLQPDTSIGV